A genomic region of Arachis hypogaea cultivar Tifrunner chromosome 5, arahy.Tifrunner.gnm2.J5K5, whole genome shotgun sequence contains the following coding sequences:
- the LOC112800939 gene encoding uncharacterized protein isoform X3 produces MGPFESIDLIDEKIKGYKAAKAHMQNTIFTQTIFSKKLEKLEQAIGKAKKEKLKQKRWNEAYEKVRVSSSSSAVLLPPPPPPPSMSSDEDYDDDVDEDDTEDYS; encoded by the exons ATGGGACCGTTTGAAAGCATTG ATTTGATTGATGAGAAAATCAAAGGATACAAAGCAGCCAAAGCTCACATGCAAAACACCATCTTCACCCAAACAATCTTTTCCAAGAAGTTAGAAAAGTTGGAACAGGCAATTGGAAAGGCCAAGAAGGAAAAGTTGAAACAGAAGAGATGGAATGAGGCTTATGAGAAGGTTAGAGTGTCAAGTAGTTCTAGTGCAGTTCTACTACCACCGCCACCGCCGCCACCCTCAATGTCTTCAGATGAGGACTATGATGATGATGTGGATGAAGATGACACTGAAGACTATAGCTGA
- the LOC112800939 gene encoding exocyst complex component EXO70A1 isoform X1 — MPLESNVCGTLPLQLNDEKERELDSTEESAELEHLAKPILEDIASLVQKGSQAEAEIHKGHQDLQSKHEGSGRLRSSIEFFGSRMDFTDSDSIVFNENNLIAEDISKLEDAFKQLLSFFSSDEEVVKLANDSRYGLGCTVFSGNQSHAREIAS; from the exons ATGCCTCTGGAATCAAATGTGTGTGGCACTCTACCACTGCAGctgaatgatgaaaaggagagggAACTTGATTCTACTGAGGAATCCGCCGAATTAGAGCACCTTGCTAAGCCAATCTTGGAAGATATTGCCAGCCTTGTGCAGAAGGGTAGCCAA GCAGAGGCAGAAATACATAAAGGGCATCAAGACTTGCAAAGCAAGCATGAAGGAAGTGGGAGACTGAGAAGCAGCATTGAGTTTTTTGGCAGTAGAATGGACTTTACAGATAGTGATTCCATTGTattcaatgaaaataatttgattgCTGAAGATATCTCTAAACTAGAAGATGCGTTTAAGCAGCTACTGTCATTTTTCAG CTCTGATGAAGAGGTTGTCAAGCTTGCAAATGACTCAAGATATGGGCTTGGCTGTACTGTTTTCTCAGGCAATCAGAGCCATGCCAGAGAGATAGCTTCGTAG
- the LOC112800939 gene encoding exocyst complex component EXO70A1 isoform X2, whose amino-acid sequence MPLESNVCGTLPLQLNDEKERELDSTEESAELEHLAKPILEDIASLVQKGSQAEAEIHKGHQDLQSKHEGSGRLRSSIEFFGSRMDFTDSDSIVFNENNLIAEDISKLEDAFKQLLSFFR is encoded by the exons ATGCCTCTGGAATCAAATGTGTGTGGCACTCTACCACTGCAGctgaatgatgaaaaggagagggAACTTGATTCTACTGAGGAATCCGCCGAATTAGAGCACCTTGCTAAGCCAATCTTGGAAGATATTGCCAGCCTTGTGCAGAAGGGTAGCCAA GCAGAGGCAGAAATACATAAAGGGCATCAAGACTTGCAAAGCAAGCATGAAGGAAGTGGGAGACTGAGAAGCAGCATTGAGTTTTTTGGCAGTAGAATGGACTTTACAGATAGTGATTCCATTGTattcaatgaaaataatttgattgCTGAAGATATCTCTAAACTAGAAGATGCGTTTAAGCAGCTACTGTCATTTTTCAG ATAA